From the genome of Salvelinus namaycush isolate Seneca chromosome 10, SaNama_1.0, whole genome shotgun sequence, one region includes:
- the LOC120054896 gene encoding transcription factor AP-1-like, translating to MSTKMETTFYDDSHNAFSQHQNAGYGYNPKALKHSMTLNLADPTITLKPHLQAKASDILTSPDVQLLKLASPELERLIIQSSNGLITTTPTPTQFLCPRNVTDEQEGFAEGFVRALAELHHQHVLPNAPGVPVTSTGQTRINNSTTLPPVCSVAGSTVYNNVAMRSESPVYENLNTFTPAVTTNSAPGYTTSVPAMSFPSAPPQLPIYGQQSHPHPRLTALKEEPQTVPEMLGETPPLSPIDMENQERIKAERKRMRNRVAASKCRKRKLERISRLEDKVKNLKTQNSDLASTANMLREQVAQLKQKVMNHVNSGCQLMLTQQLQTF from the coding sequence ATGTCTACCAAGATGGAAACTACTTTCTACGACGACTCGCATAATGCTTTCTCCCAGCATCAGAACGCGGGCTACGGATACAACCCCAAAGCTCTGAAACACAGCATGACACTGAACCTGGCTGACCCAACCATCACACTCAAACCTCACCTCCAGGCTAAAGCCAGCGATATCCTCACCTCTCCGGATGTGCAGCTCCTCAAACTTGCCTCCCCAGAGTTGGAGCGACTCATCATTCAGTCCAGCAACGGCCTGATCACCACCACACCTACCCCGACGCAGTTCCTCTGCCCGAGGAACGTGACTGATGAGCAGGAGGGCTTTGCCGAGGGGTTCGTTAGAGCTCTGGCGGAGCTCCATCATCAACACGTCTTGCCCAACGCACCTGGGGTCCCAGTCACCTCCACCGGGCAGACAAGAATCAACAACTCGACCACACTCCCACCTGTTTGCTCCGTGGCTGGGAGCACTGTTTATAACAACGTAGCCATGCGCTCTGAGTCACCTGTCTACGAAAACTTGAACACTTTCACCCCGGCTGTCACCACCAACTCAGCCCCGGGTTACACCACCTCAGTGCCGGCTATGAGCTTCCCCTCTGCCCCGCCTCAGCTCCCCATCTATGGGCAGCAGTCTCACCCCCACCCCAGGCTCACAGCCCTGAAAGAGGAGCCCCAGACGGTACCTGAGATGCTCGGGGagacccctccactctctcccatCGACATGGAGAATCAGGAGAGGATCAAAGCCGAGAGGAAGCGCATGAGGAACCGCGTCGCCGCTTCCAAGTGCAGGAAGCGGAAGCTAGAGCGCATCTCCCGGCTGGAGGACAAGGTGAAGAACCTGAAGACTCAGAACTCCGACCTGGCTTCCACAGCCAACATGCTGAGGGAACAGGTAGCCCAGCTCAAACAGAAGGTGATGAACCATGTCAACAGCGGCTGTCAACTCATGCTGACGCAGCAGCTCCAGACCTTCTGA